One Triticum dicoccoides isolate Atlit2015 ecotype Zavitan chromosome 4B, WEW_v2.0, whole genome shotgun sequence genomic window carries:
- the LOC119295076 gene encoding probable inactive leucine-rich repeat receptor-like protein kinase At3g03770, with product MAWQLTALVMTITCLMLFRTSEQSSESELLQQLRKQLEYPRQLEVWNNPSGNPCYTQPTSVVTVTCEGDAVTELKIVGDRITKPPKFSGYPLPNVSLSEAFVIDSFVTTLTRLTTLRVVILVSLGLWGPLPDKIHRLSSLQVLDLSSNLLYGSIPPKLSAMSRLQTLTLDGNYFNGTVPDWFGSLSNLTVLRLQRNRLKASIPASVGKATMLTELALAGNNISGEVPALDSLVKLEMLDLRDNELDGELPDMPTSLVTVLLSKNSFKGEIPEKFGQLNRLQHLDLSFNFLEGKPPEKLFDLPNISYLNLAANMLSGSLSSSLICSSTLGFVDLSTNRITGELPACLSANLNNRVVKFDGNCFSADPEHQHEANYCQQPHKGRRSGKDVGLVVTIVGIVLIVLVLSLLLMASNKRNCQRVTAEQQLLQKQMQDNSTPGMSSELLESARYISQAVKFGSQIMPTHRVFSLEELKEATKCFERSAFLGEGSIGKLYKGKLENGTVIAIRCLALHQRYSIRNLKLRLDLLAKLRHPNLVCLLGHCIDNAVDESSVKRVFLVYEYVPNGTLSSYLSGSTPEKTLKWCDRLHVLIGIARAVHFLHTGIIPGSLYNRLKTSNILLDEHHIGKLSDYGLSIITEEIYKHEAIGEGQRYIQNNAEELETLQDDVCSFGCILLEALMGSKLHRKGDPFILSELVMSLSCQEEREHVLDPVVLGTSSQDSLSMVVSITIKCLSVESSTRPSIEEVLWNLQYAAQVQATADGDLRSEVSSQAC from the exons ATGGCTTGGCAGTTAACTGCCCTTGTGATGACCATAACCTGTTTGATGTTATTCCGCACAAGCGAGCAGTCCTCAGAAAGTGAGCTGCTGCAGCAGCTCAGGAAGCAGCTGGAGTACCCTAGGCAGCTGGAAGTCTGGAACAATCCAAGTGGTAACCCCTGCTACACTCAGCCCACTTCGGTGGTCACTGTAACGTGCGAGGGGGATGCCGTTACGGAGCTCAAGATTGTCGGTGATAGGATCACTAAGCCACCAAAGTTCAGTGGCTATCCTCTTCCAAATGTTAGCCTCTCTGAAGCCTTTGTTATCGATTCATTTGTTACTACGCTGACAAGGCTGACTACCTTGCGGGTTGTGATCCTGGTGTCTTTGGGCTTATGGGGCCCTCTCCCCGACAAGATTCACCGGCTGTCTTCGCTTCAAGTGCTTGATCTGAGCTCAAATCTTCTGTATGGATCCATCCCTCCGAAGCTGTCGGCCATGTCGAGGCTTCAGACCCTGACACTGGATGGTAACTACTTCAATGGAACTGTGCCAGACTGGTTTGGTTCGCTCTCGAACCTCACGGTCCTTCGTTTGCAGCGTAACCGGTTGAAGGCGTCAATACCAGCTTCAGTTGGTAAAGCTACAATGCTTACCGAGCTAGCTCTTGCCGGCAACAATATCTCAGGCGAGGTTCCAGCTTTGGATAGTTTGGTAAAACTTGAGATGTTGGATTTGAGGGACAACGAGTTAGATGGAGAGCTTCCAGACATGCCTACATCATTGGTAACAGTCCTGCTTAGCAAGAACTCATTCAAGGGTGAAATTCCTGAAAAGTTTGGTCAACTGAACAGGCTTCAGCACCTTGATCTCTCATTCAACTTTCTCGAGGGCAAACCTCCGGAAAAACTCTTTGATCTCCCAAACATCAGTTATTTGAACCTGGCAGCCAACATGCTCAGTGGATCACTTTCGAGTAGTTTAATATGCAGCAGCACCCTCGGCTTTGTGGATCTGTCTACTAACCGAATCACAGGTGAGCTGCCTGCTTGTCTAAGTGCCAACTTGAATAACAGGGTTGTTAAGTTCGACGGGAATTGCTTTAGTGCTGACCCTGAACACCAGCATGAAGCTAACTATTGTCAACAACCTCATAAGGGGAGAAGATCAGGCAAGGATGTTGGACTTGTGGTTACTATTGTCGGTATAGTGCTGATTGTGCTTGTTCTTTCTCTTCTATTAATGGCTTCAAACAAAAGAAACTGTCAGAGAGTTACAGCAGAACAGCAGTTGCTGCAAAAGCAAATGCAAGATAATTCGACTCCAGGAATGTCCTCCGAACTGCTAGAAAGTGCAA GGTACATATCTCAGGCTGTGAAGTTTGGGTCGCAAATAATGCCCACACATCGTGTATTTTCTTTAGAAGAGCTAAAAGAAGCAACAAAATGCTTTGAACGATCGGCATTTTTAGGCGAGGGATCCATTGGAAAG CTATACAAGGGAAAACTAGAGAATGGAACCGTGATTGCAATAAGATGTTTGGCATTGCACCAGAGATATTCAATAAGAAATCTAAAGCTTCGTTTAGATCTACTTGCGAAGCTTCGCCACCCAAATTTGGTTTGCCTCTTGGGGCACTGtattgacaacgcagttgatgagtCAAGTGTAAAAAGGGTTTTTCTTGTTTATGAATATGTACCTAATGGAACTCTGTCTTCTTATCTTTCTG GCTCTACTCCTGAGAAAACACTGAAATGGTGTGATAGACTGCATGTGCTGATCGGCATTGCAAGGGCTGTTCATTTCTTACATACAGGAATAATTCCTGGTTCCTTGTATAATCGGTTGAAAACTTCTAATATTTTGCTTGATGAACACCATATTGGAAAACTGAGCGACTATGGTTTGTCCATAATCACAGAGGAGATATACAAACATGAG GCAATAGGAGAAGGCCAGAGATACATACAAAATAATGCTGAAGAATT GGAAACTTTGCAGGATGATGTATGCTCTTTTGGTTGCATTCTACTTGAAGCACTTATGGGCTCAAAATTACATAGAAAAGGAGATCCTTTTATTTTAAGTGAACTG GTTATGTCTCTATCATGCCAGGAAGAGCGCGAGCATGTTCTGGACCCGGTCGTGCTCGGGACCTCATCGCAGGACTCACTATCGATGGTGGTCTCCATCACGATCAAATGCCTATCCGTTGAATCCTCGACCCGGCCCTCCATCGAAGAGGTTCTGTGGAACCTGCAGTACGCTGCACAGGTCCAGGCGacggccgatggcgatctgagatcAGAAGTTTCCTCGCAAGCCTGTTAG